The genome window gcctgtataggatacctgaatctgtctctcattgctgctgcttgcactcttggtgtgacagcctgcatgcatgcatcataaagtttttccttctagatttctctcctgcctcactgatttgacctccggcctcggacccttctgggggctctgtaccccagaggagcgagatttccccctcagaaGCAACCAAAACATTCTCAATTTTACAGTTACTTTATACGTATTTCCCAGTTGCTTCAGTATGTGAAACTGTTGTGGAACTGAGTATTCAACCACCTAGTGCCAACATTCTACCTAACATACTTAAGACTagtatgttgctggaccagaggagcccaggtatagggaggccGAGAAAGATGTGATTGAGCCAGCTGAAACTGTCCTAAGGGAAGAAAGACTACCACTTCAATTAGTAGCTttaaggggtagccaagttagcaataaatagtctggtagcactttatagactaacaaaacatgtagatggtataatgagtttttgtgggcacagtccaaTACTGATCTAAATCTGCTGCCATCTGGTATTGAAAAAATTCACTCCCTTGTAACTGCAAGTATTTGAAATACAAGATACTAAGTAACAGCTGTAGAAGTTTTCtgaaagtataactgggttcaaaagaaTTAGATAAACTCACAGAAGATAGACCTATCACTCGCTATTAGCCAAGATTGTAAGTATGCAATCCAAACTTTTTAAGTGTCCATAAACCTGAGACTGCCACAAGTGGGGCTTGGACAACAGGGGACAGATCACTGGATAATTGCCTTGTTTTATTATTCCTGCTGAAGaaaggatactaggctagatggaccattgatctgacccagtatggctgttcttacattaTGAAGACTGATATATTGATATACAGCAAGACCTCACCATCTGCAGTTTTGCTGTTCACGGTTTTACCTATTCACTGTGTGCTGCACTGACAAGCACATGATGCAGTGTGCTGATACTTTGAGTGAGTTCTAGTAAAAttatggtagaaatgtagccgtgttagtctggtgtagctgaaacaaaatataggtctatgtagcactttaaagactaacaagatggtttattagatggttgtgactattttcttccattatttgatctgaggaagtgggtctggcacacgaaagctcatcatctaataaaccatcttgttagtctttaaagtgctacatggacctgtattttgttctagTAAAATTATGATAGCTGAAGTAATACCTAACCTTAATTATGACACCAAAAGGAAAGCAAGTGATACAGACAGTAGTCAAGAGGCTAAGAAAGGAAAAAAGGTGATTACTATGCCTGAAAGTCAAATTATTGGATAAGCTGGCAAGTGGTCATAACACAGGCTCAGTAACTAGAATGTACAGCATTGACGAGTCTGTGTGGTAtattaaaaaaggagaaaaacataAGACAGCATTGTTGCAAGTGCACCAGTCTGTGCAAAGGTGTTGTGAGTTGTGATCCcataattgaaaaaaaatggaaaggacATTAAGCATTTGGATTGAAGACATGGTGCAGAAATGAGCACCTCTGAATGGTGTTGTAATTCGAGAAAAAGATGAGATTGTGGAAGCATTTTGTGCGAGCATCAGCTGGTGAAGGGTGTGGGGGGAGTCATGACAGTAAAGTGTCATTTACCAGAAGTAAGAGGTAGTTTGACAAATGTATAAAGAGGCACAGTTTACATAATGTGAAGTTAACAGGGGAATTTGCAAAAACAGACGATAAAAGCAGCGTGGAATTATCCCTCGCAGCTTCTTAAAATTGAAGAAAAGGGTTGCGTGCCCCAACAAGTTTTCAATGTACAAAAGGATGCCCACAAAACATACTTTCCAAGGAGGAAAGGTCAGTTTTAGGCTTCAAGGCAGCACACAACAGGCTAATCCTTCTCTTCTGTGCTTGTGCCACAGATTGCATGGTGAAACCTATGCTGCTCTACCACGAATTGAACCCCACGGCAATAAAGGCAAAGAAAACACACAATTTGCCAGTTTTTTGGAGGTCAAACAGAAGAGCTTGGGTCAAGTTAGTATTGGCTAATTATTTATCACTGGTACATCTAGGGCCTTGTTTACTTAGGAAAGGTTAAGTATAATCAAAGGGTGTAAATTTAAGAAGTGGAATTATACAAAAACCTCATCCCCATATTGTGGCCACTTACAAACTTCTTCAGGTTTTAATATTGTGTTTCATTtggtggggcagagggtagtTTCTTGTTACTTGAGAAATTATTCAAGCTAAACAAAGTCACTCATAGTATCAAGACACAAAAGTTCAGCAGgttagctcatcacctaataaaccttgttagtctttaaagtgctacatagtcctgttttttgtttcaggttATAACAGTAACTCATGAAAGCAAGGCCTTAATAAAATAATGGATAGCATAGAAAGGCAATCTGTCCACCCTAAATGTTTAAAACTGTTGGTTCAAATTGAGACAAACTTTCTATCCAGACACACTGATTTAAAATGCAATGCATGTCTGTATCTATCTTGTGCTAAATAATTGTATAATTCCACTTTTAAATTCTTCCTGTGTCCAGTCTACATATAATAGTGTTAttccctactagggatgttaaatattggttaactgaatagtcgagtactcatgaattcttatccattagtcgactattctgtagtccccagggacGGGGTCAGCAGccactgcatcagaggcagcagccaggtggGACCTGGTTCATGAgcggagccagtttaaaaaccagctcccttcatgGACCCGCTGCCTGTTGCCCAGAACTACTgactctgataaagaggcagcagtgtggggtgtcaGCAGCCCTTGCGGGGGGGCGGAGGTGGCAgtatctgagctcctggatccaATGTGTGccaaaactgagctgggctgctggataGCCtgataaaaaatgtactggcaggtgGAAGGAAATGTATATAGcattagcctataagcttttgcttatagttaattgactacattattacatccctatcccTTACTAAATAGCAGAATTAACATATTGACTGAAACATGGAAAAGATAATCATTTTGGAAACAGAAGCCCATTTGGTGACTGGTGGTAGTTCAGAGAGGTTGCATTAACATTGTCAAATATTCTTTCAAGCTTTTGAataaaaacagtaaaataaaCTGAAGGATGTAATTCTTTTCACAGAATGGCCAAACCTTAACTTCAGTCTTACATTTTGCAGAAGGTAGATGATGATGCAGCCCCTACAGACACACAGTACAAATCCTCCCTCTTATCCAACTAAGACATACCAACATTTCAACTTTGTGATAGAAAAAAGGGCCATTACAGTCCAGTTCCCAAAAGAGCTTTACATGTATTTTAAGGTTCtttctaccctcccccccccccccccccccccccacacactccccggATCAAACTATTAGCTCTTGCTGTTGCAAACACGATGATATTCAAGTTAGATGAAACAAGCCAATAGCAGCACAATTCACACTGCCAGTAAAGAAAACAGCTGTATACCTGCAAGTTGTTGACCCAACATTTCATCTCTGCCCAAGACGCCTACACTGGATTTCTAGGTACTTTACTCTTTCCAAACAAAACCATGAACGTTATTAATAGGTCTAGACAGAAAAAATGTTTGACTtttgcttcttgtggaaatggaTAAGAGTTTATATAAACTACTAATAGCAGTCTTTTAGCAAAAAAGTTTTAGCCTTTCACAGATTCCCTGCAGTGTTTTACTCACTTCTTACTGTATGCATTCAAGTACTTAATTAGTGAGCAGGACTTTAAACAATAAGAATTTTGATGCTGCAAAGTTACTTTGTTGTGCATTTTACTAGCACAATACATTGATGACTCAAGTTAATCTTTTGGAGCACCATCAAAACTACAAGGTATTTGAACGTTGGTAAACAAATATGATTGAAATGCAGGATAGGGAAATAGCTGAAGttaatgccttttttgaaaacCATGATTCAAGCTTCAAAGCAAACACACCCGAAAACCCTAGAAATGCACATTGCTGTAGCTTGACTGGTCCCTCGTTCTCTTACTGAGCCATAAGTTATCTTAAAGGCAAATCACCAGGAGCAACATTTGAAAGAACTCAACGCATTTTTATTTCACATATCAAAAAACCGCAGCACTAAACAAAGAGGGATCGTAAACAGAGCTGCTCCACAAGAAATGGGCGAGTCTCTCCAGCTCAGGCCGAGTCCCCACAGGAGcagcgggccaggctgggagtgagTCCAAAAGAACGGGCTTTCCTCGTATCCAGGTCCCACCTCGGGAAGCGACGACAGATGGTCCAGGTTCCCCcggcccggggctggcacagtcCAGTCTCTCGCCCAGCCCACGGCCGCTGCTGGAGGCGAGGCGGCGGGGCAATGCCTAGGCCAGTCGCGAGCGGGGAGGAAATAAGAGTTCAGCCCGGAAGCGACGAGGCAGCTTCCTCTCGCTCCTCCTGGAATCCGTCCTCACCCCGTCCCGCGTCCATCAGGCGTCGCTCCCCTGCGGGCGGGCGAGTGCTGGGGAAACCGGGCCGGGTCCataggctggagggggagggcgcgAGGAGTGTCCCGGGCTGGGTAGAGAGCCGGCGGCGCTAGGACTCCTCGGGCTTGTCGGCGGGCGGGCCACAGGGCTGCAGCATCTTCTCCATGAGGTTGAAGCGCACGCGCGCCTTGCTCTCGTTCTCGGCGATGGCGAAGTAGTTGAGCAGGTCGAAGTGGCCCATGTAGGAGCAGTACGAGTCGCGGTGCTGGTTCACCAGCCACTCCCACTTGGTGGTGTCCGCGTGCCCCGTGCCGATGTACTTGGACTGCAGGTGCTCCAGCTGGCTGTGGATGGTGTAACGGTCCGtcatggcggcggcggcggcaggcgACACCCCGGGCAGCGCGGACCAACGGCTGCTCCCAGGCTTCTCCCCGCTCTAGCGCAAAATGGCGGCCGGAAGTGACGCGTAGAAGGAAATGCGTAATGTCCCCCGGGAGCTATTGCCTCCATGACTCACCGGCTTTTCCGCACTGGCAGGAGAACAACGAAACTGAGGTGCAGGTCGCCCAGGGGCATGTCGGGATCGCTCGCAGCTGAAATACGAGGGAAATTCGGCTGCCTCTGGGCGGCGCATGTGCTGTCGCGCTAGCGCGGCCCCAGTTGCATGCTGGGAGCAGTAGTCCCCGCGCTTgcgaaggggagggggatgcggCCTGTCGCTCGGCCTGCTGATTTCCCCGCCTCGTTCCTGTCTGCGGCCTGACACTGGGGGCGTGGCtcttcccggccccgcccccagcccggtcccGACACCGCCGCGTGTGCGCAGCGCGTTCGTGCAGCGCAaactgcccccgggcgcccacgTGTCCGTCGTTTTACTCCCCTCGTGGGTTCACTAGCGGAGAATGACGTGGTGCCCTGGAACAGAGGAAATGGTTCGAAAACTGCAAGGGGCCAAAGGGgcctcccgccccgcctgccTCTTCCGCGTGAGACTCCCTGGGAATGGGGTTCTGCCTCGGAAAGAGCCTGAGCAGCTGGTAGAGGCTGTGCCCTAGAGGACCAGCTTTAATCTGTGTTAAAGCAAACATGGGAGTGAAATCGCACCCCTTTTAAAAACTGATTCAAGTAGACGGTTGGGAGCAGAGCCGCATTATGACTTTAGTGGGCTccttcctccattaaaaaaaattaaaaatatttttgatataactttaaatacttcaacattttatttttttctgttttaggcaaaatttaatagattttcgtgggccctgaaagtttcctttttttctgatgtgaggaaaaaaattaaaatattatcttcaaccctaaaagttcattttttttcttttgattttaaaaaaaattaaaattattttcatgAGCCTGtaaaagtattgtgggccctaggcactgtgcctactggtCATATGCGGTTCTCTAGATATTCTATAGCCTGGTTTTATTATACGAGTTCAGATACGCTAATGTTATCACCCGAGTTATCAAATCTACTTTACAGAACTATTTTATGTTTGATCTTACAGCCATAGAAATCAAGGAGAGTTTTGTTACTAACTTGAAAGAGGATTGACTGAGTATTTAGTTTGGGTATATGAGATCCTGAATTACTGACATTAATCTTTAAGCATATATTTTACAATAATATTATATTAAAGGTATTGGCCTAAACTTGTAACTGTCAGTGTGCTCACTAGTATAAAGCgtcaataaattatttttatacaAGA of Pelodiscus sinensis isolate JC-2024 chromosome 3, ASM4963464v1, whole genome shotgun sequence contains these proteins:
- the SF3B5 gene encoding splicing factor 3B subunit 5, which translates into the protein MTDRYTIHSQLEHLQSKYIGTGHADTTKWEWLVNQHRDSYCSYMGHFDLLNYFAIAENESKARVRFNLMEKMLQPCGPPADKPEES